TTGGTCGACGCCAGCGCGAAGTCTCGCGCCTGGTGCAGCGTGCTCGCCATGGTGCGGATGTCTCGGGCCGTCGCCTGCGAGTGGTGCAGTTCGGAGCGGCTGCGCTCGATCTTCTCCTGCAGCGCGGTGGCCTTGGCGTTTGAAGGCGAGGCGCCGAGCCAGACTCCCGCGCCGACGAGCGCCGCGAGGCCTGCCCCGAGTTTCACGTGCGTGGCGGGGATCTTCATCGCGTCGCCTCCGCCTTTGCTGTGTCCGGCAACGCGGCGCTGCGAACCGTCACGCCGATCCGGAACTCGCGCGCCTCGGTCTGGCGAACCCGGATGGGGCGCGCGTACTCGAGCGAGGTCGACTCGAACATGCCCGTGCGCTCCAGGTCGGTGATGAACCGCGCGATGTCGGTGTCGCTGAGCGCGACGCCGGCGATATCGACGCGCGCCGAGGCACGCGCGGTCTCGCTCCCGGTGCGACGCATCGAGCGTACATCGCTGGCGCTGGCGGCGCGCCGCTGGTCGTAGGTGAACGAGACGAGCGACATCGACTGCGGCGCCGCGGCGGTGATGGTCCGGAGCGTGTCGCGGACCGTCGGCCCCGGGGCCAGTCGCGCCTGCTGCTCGATGCGGTCGCCGATCAGCAGGAGTTCGCTGCCGATTTCGAGCACTGCTCGGTTCTGCTCGGCTTCACGCTGAACGGCCCGCTGGACGGACGCGAGTTCCCGCTCGAGCGAGACTGTCCGGAGGCGGGTCGCGCCGACGAGGAGCGCGACGCCGAGCGACGCCACGCAGTAGGCCGCGATCCAGCGCCTGCGGTTGACGCGGCGCATGGAGCGGGCCCGGGCCGAGTAGGGCATGAGGTCGATCGTGCGCGTCACGCGGCCCTCCCGGCGCCTGGGCGCCTGGCGAGGAGGCCCTTGACGCGCTCGTAGGCGTCGCGTGCGGCGTCGGCGCGGTGCTCGGCGCGCAGACTCAGCCCGCTGGCGGTCGCCCACTCGCACAGGGGCCCGCGCCGGTTCATCGTGAAGGTCGTAGGCGCGAGTTCGATGCCCTCGAGGGGGCGCCCGAGCGTGGTCGACAGGCCGCAGACATCGCCGACGATCTCGGACAGTCGTGGCTCGGGCGCGTCTCCGCCCACGAGCACGATCCCGTCGGGCTTGGACCCGCGGAACGTGACGAGGAAGTACCGGACGCACAGGTTGATCTCGTGCGCGAGCTCGTTGAGCAGCGGGCGGATGGCGTCGAAGATCGCGCGGTCGACGCGGTCGTCCACCGGCGCCTCGGCGTCGCGCCCGCTCCAGACGCGCTTGAGGCGCTGGCGCCGGATCTCGGCCACGGTGGCGGCGTCCATGTCGAGCCGCTCAGCGGCGGCGCGGTCGAGCCGTTCTCCGCCCCACTCGATCTGCTTATAGAAGCACAGCGTCTCGCCGCGCATGGCCAGGACGCTCGTGCTGCGCCTGCCGATGTCGACGACGATCTGGGCGACCTGCTGGTCGACCGCGCGTCGGCGACGACGCCCGAAGCACCGCGCGGTCGCGGCGAATCCCGGCTCGACGCCTATGGGCTCGAGCCCGGCGTCGATGACGGCGTCGACGATCCGCTCGACGGCCTGGCTGCGAACGCCTGCGAGGATGATCTCCTCGCGCGACTCGTCGCCCTGCTGGACGGCGCCGGCGCGCAGCCAGCCGACCTCGACGCGCTCGCTGGCCTCGAAGCCCAGGCGGTGCGCCGCGTCGACCCTGAGGGACTGATCCGTCTCGGCGTCTGGCATGGAGGGAAGACGCACGGAGCGCACGCGCAGGAGGCGGTCGTCGAGCCCGATGACGCAGGCGCGCCCGTGGAACTCGCCGCTCTGGAGCTTGCGTTTGAGCACGACCCCGAGCGAGGCGTAGTACCCCTCGTCGTTCGGGTCGTCGC
This Phycisphaeraceae bacterium DNA region includes the following protein-coding sequences:
- a CDS encoding PilN domain-containing protein, yielding MTRTIDLMPYSARARSMRRVNRRRWIAAYCVASLGVALLVGATRLRTVSLERELASVQRAVQREAEQNRAVLEIGSELLLIGDRIEQQARLAPGPTVRDTLRTITAAAPQSMSLVSFTYDQRRAASASDVRSMRRTGSETARASARVDIAGVALSDTDIARFITDLERTGMFESTSLEYARPIRVRQTEAREFRIGVTVRSAALPDTAKAEATR
- the pilM gene encoding pilus assembly protein PilM encodes the protein MLRGGFQFGTMPIGLDLGASGAKAIQLQRVGGRFKVRAATRVEADCDDPNDEGYYASLGVVLKRKLQSGEFHGRACVIGLDDRLLRVRSVRLPSMPDAETDQSLRVDAAHRLGFEASERVEVGWLRAGAVQQGDESREEIILAGVRSQAVERIVDAVIDAGLEPIGVEPGFAATARCFGRRRRRAVDQQVAQIVVDIGRRSTSVLAMRGETLCFYKQIEWGGERLDRAAAERLDMDAATVAEIRRQRLKRVWSGRDAEAPVDDRVDRAIFDAIRPLLNELAHEINLCVRYFLVTFRGSKPDGIVLVGGDAPEPRLSEIVGDVCGLSTTLGRPLEGIELAPTTFTMNRRGPLCEWATASGLSLRAEHRADAARDAYERVKGLLARRPGAGRAA